Proteins encoded within one genomic window of Humulus lupulus chromosome 1, drHumLupu1.1, whole genome shotgun sequence:
- the LOC133816419 gene encoding large ribosomal subunit protein eL21x/eL21w-like, which yields MSAGHGLRSRTRDLFSCPFRKKGYIPLSNYLETYKTCEYVDIKVNGAIHKGMPHKLYHGRIGRVWNITKHAIGVEVNKQVGSRIIKKRIHVRVEHVQPSRCTKEFRNRKLRNDKLKAEAKLKGEAISTKRQPEAPKPGFMVEGAQLETVTPIPYDVVNDLKGGY from the coding sequence ATGTCGGCTGGACACGGTCTACGATCTCGGACACGAGACCTGTTTTCATGTCCCTTCAGGAAGAAGGGGTACATCCCTCTCTCCAACTACCTCGAGACCTACAAGACCTGTGAGTATGTCGATATTAAGGTGAACGGCGCCATTCACAAGGGTATGCCCCACAAGTTATACCATGGCCGAATTGGGCGTGTCTGGAACATCACCAAGCACGCTATTGGCGTGGAGGTTAACAAGCAGGTTGGGAGTCGCATCATTAAGAAGAGGATTCATGTTCGTGTGGAGCATGTCCAGCCCTCTAGATGCACTAAGGAGTTCAGAAACAGAAAGTTAAGGAACGATAAGCTCAAGGCCGAGGCCAAGTTGAAGGGTGAGGCCATCAGCACCAAGAGGCAGCCAGAGGCCCCCAAGCCAGGTTTCATGGTAGAAGGAGCTCAGTTGGAAACTGTCACCCCCATTCCTTACGATGTTGTCAACGATCTCAAGGGTGGTTATTAG
- the LOC133816440 gene encoding uncharacterized protein LOC133816440 encodes MDSDQLSSGISDFDTHFQGLIVQKSQLSNVKSVERSSRPFVMRVLDDEVDDIDNAYEEAQDRSSLSANRFNFNDLYVSDDDDSENESALEIQPYLMEETGLVEGGLMELTSEHQLGVKEEIRNNFFTMESDLMSENEKVSSSFL; translated from the exons ATGGATTCtgaccagttaagctctggaatttcagattttgatactcactttcaaggcctcatagttcagaaaag TCAACTTTCAAATGTGAAGAGCGTAGAAAGAAGTTCTAGGCCATTTGTAATGCGTGTTCTCGATGATGAGGTGGATGACATTGACAATGCATATGAGGAAGCTCAAGATAGAAGCTCCCTTTCTGCTAATAGGTTTAATTTTAACGACCTTTATGTTAG TGATGATGACGACTCTGAGAATGAGTCAGCACTTGAAATTCAGCCATACTTGATGGAAGAAACAGGATTGGTGGAAGGAGGTTTGATGGAGCTAACCAGTGAACATCAGCTTGGGGTCAAG GAGGAGATTAGGAACAATTTTTTTACAATGGAGTCAGATCTGATGAGTGAAAATGAAAAGgtttcttcttcatttctttgA